The following is a genomic window from Micromonospora cathayae.
GCCAGTGCCAGGGGCCGCCGAGAGCGCAGAGATTTCAAGATCATCAGTGGCGTCCTTCGCGGTGATGGACCCGTCACGTCTCGGCGTGAGGCGACGGTGACGTTCGCCACAAAGTACCGACCAGCCGGTATCAAGTCAACGGGTCAAGCGGGTATCTCGCGGATGACATCCGGGTCACAAACGGCCACCCACCAGCGACGTTGTGTTCATACCGACCGGTATGTATGATACCGCGGTGACCATCACCCTCACCCATGGGCACGACGGCCGCGTCGCCCGCGTCCGCTTCGACAACGCGGCACGCGGCAACTGTCTCGACGACGCCACGCTCGGCGAACTCGTCGGAACCCTGGAAACCGCCGCCGCCGACGAGGACTGCGTGGTCGTCCACCTCGAGATGGCCGGCCGGCACTTCTGCGGCGGCTGGGACACCAGGTCCTTCGCCGCCCTGCGCGATGCCGGACAGGAGACGGTCGCGGCCGGGCTGCGCGCCAGCGACGCCGCGCTGCGCCGCATCCGGCAACTCCCGGTGCCCGTGGTCGCCGGTGTCCGGGGACAGGTCGTCGGGATCGGTGCCGGCCTGCTCAGCGCGGTGCACCTGCCGGTCGCCGGGGCGAACGCCCGACTGTCGCTGCCCGAGGCCCGCTACGGGTTCGCGCCCGCCGGGGTCGGCCACACCATCGCCCAGGCCCTTCCCCGGCCGCACGCCTACCACCTGCTCACCGGCGCGGCCAGCGCCACCGCCGCCGACCTGCTCGCCTGGGGGCTGGTCGCCCAGGTGGTCGCCGACGAGGACCTCGACCGCACGGTGGACGCCC
Proteins encoded in this region:
- a CDS encoding enoyl-CoA hydratase/isomerase family protein → MTITLTHGHDGRVARVRFDNAARGNCLDDATLGELVGTLETAAADEDCVVVHLEMAGRHFCGGWDTRSFAALRDAGQETVAAGLRASDAALRRIRQLPVPVVAGVRGQVVGIGAGLLSAVHLPVAGANARLSLPEARYGFAPAGVGHTIAQALPRPHAYHLLTGAASATAADLLAWGLVAQVVADEDLDRTVDALVDALLAVPGRTLRAVVEVVESSLATGTADQAYQISARTIVAGLTAPEVSG